A window of the Butyricimonas faecalis genome harbors these coding sequences:
- a CDS encoding DUF4134 domain-containing protein, whose amino-acid sequence MTKTLKKKQIILAALLLAANIQVFAQGNGMAGITEATSMVTSYFDPATKLIYAIGAVVGLIGGIKVYGKFSAGDPDTSKTAASWFGACIFLIVSATILRSFFL is encoded by the coding sequence ATGACAAAGACATTGAAGAAAAAGCAAATCATCCTCGCGGCCCTCCTGCTGGCTGCCAACATCCAAGTTTTCGCGCAAGGCAACGGCATGGCGGGCATCACCGAAGCCACCAGCATGGTCACTTCCTACTTTGACCCGGCGACGAAACTCATCTACGCCATCGGCGCGGTCGTCGGGCTTATCGGAGGCATCAAGGTGTACGGCAAATTCAGCGCCGGCGACCCCGACACCTCGAAGACCGCCGCAAGCTGGTTCGGCGCGTGTATCTTCCTGATTGTAAGCGCGACCATCCTGCGCTCGTTCTTCCTCTAA
- a CDS encoding DUF4133 domain-containing protein — MAEYPINKGIGRPVEFKGLKAQYLFLFAGGLLAAFILFIILYMAGAGQWLCIGFGAVSASSLVWLTFRLNAKYGEHGLMKLGAARMRPRHVLHRRRVSNLLRRKKKKGRNV; from the coding sequence ATGGCTGAGTACCCCATCAACAAGGGCATCGGCCGTCCGGTGGAGTTCAAGGGCCTGAAGGCGCAGTACCTGTTCCTGTTCGCGGGCGGGCTGCTCGCCGCCTTCATCCTCTTCATCATCCTCTACATGGCAGGCGCGGGCCAGTGGCTCTGCATCGGCTTCGGCGCGGTATCCGCCTCGTCGCTCGTGTGGCTCACGTTCCGGCTGAACGCGAAGTACGGCGAACACGGGCTGATGAAGTTGGGCGCGGCACGGATGCGCCCACGCCATGTGCTCCACCGCAGACGGGTGTCCAATCTGTTAAGACGAAAAAAGAAGAAAGGAAGAAACGTATGA
- a CDS encoding TraG family conjugative transposon ATPase, producing the protein MRNIMKATTLESRFPLLSVEHGCIVSKDADITAAFEVELPEVYTVTAEEYEGIHATWCKAIKVLPDHSVLHKQDWYVKERYRPDLGKEGMGFLARSYEMHFNERPFLHHKCYLFLTKTTKERMRQQSNWNTLCRGHIVPKEIQDKETAVKFIEAVEQFARILNDSGHIKLRRLSDDELTGTDKETGIIGRYFALSLGNADCLEDIEMTAREMRVGDNRLCLHTLSDTEDLPAAVATDCRYERLSTDRSDCRLSFAAPLGLLLPCNHIYNQYVFIGNSDEELRRFEKTARNMQSLSRYSRQNAINREWIEEYLNEAHSQGLKSVRAHFNVMAWSDDAEELKRIKNDVGSQMASMGCVPRHNTTDCPTLFWAGIPGNAADFPAEESFHTFIEQAVCLFAGETNYKDSPSAFGIRMADRISGKPLHIDISDLPMKRGVTTNRNKFVLGPSGSGKSFFMNHLVRQYYEQGSHVVLVDTGNSYQGLCEMIHRKTKGKDGVYYTYTEDNPISFNPFYTEDKVYDIEKRESIKTLLLTLWKKDNEPATRAEEVALSNAVSQYIGRIKEDNSIVPCFNTFYEFIDTDYRKVLEDKKVREKDFDIASFLNVLEPYYKGGEYNYLLNSDKELDLLHKRFIVFEIDQIKEHAILFPVTTIIIMELFINKMRRLQGIRKMIIIEEAWKAIASANMASYVKYLYKTVRKYFGEAIVVTQEVDDIISSPIVKESIINNSDCKILLDQRKFMNRFDQIQGLLGLTEKEKSQILSINQSNDSSRRYKEVWIGLGGTQSAVYATEVSIHEYLAYTTEETEKMEVRELAGKLGSDMEAAIRQIAEKRMDEEK; encoded by the coding sequence ATGAGAAACATCATGAAAGCCACCACGCTGGAAAGCCGCTTCCCCCTGCTTTCGGTGGAACACGGGTGCATCGTCTCGAAAGACGCGGACATCACCGCCGCCTTCGAGGTGGAGCTTCCGGAGGTCTATACCGTCACGGCGGAGGAATACGAGGGCATCCACGCCACGTGGTGCAAGGCAATCAAGGTACTGCCCGACCATTCGGTGCTGCACAAGCAAGACTGGTACGTGAAGGAACGGTACCGCCCCGACCTCGGCAAGGAGGGCATGGGCTTCCTCGCCCGCAGCTACGAGATGCACTTCAACGAGCGCCCGTTCCTGCACCACAAGTGCTACCTGTTCCTGACGAAGACTACGAAGGAGCGCATGAGGCAGCAGAGCAACTGGAATACGCTGTGCCGGGGGCATATCGTACCGAAAGAAATACAGGACAAGGAGACGGCGGTGAAGTTCATCGAGGCGGTGGAGCAGTTCGCGCGTATCCTGAACGATTCGGGGCATATCAAATTGCGCCGCCTCTCCGATGACGAGCTTACAGGCACGGACAAGGAGACGGGCATCATAGGCAGGTACTTCGCCCTGTCGCTGGGCAACGCGGACTGTCTGGAGGACATCGAGATGACGGCAAGGGAAATGCGCGTCGGCGACAACCGCCTGTGCCTGCACACCCTGTCGGACACGGAGGACCTGCCCGCAGCGGTGGCCACGGACTGCCGTTACGAAAGGCTGTCCACCGACCGCTCGGACTGCCGCCTGTCCTTCGCCGCGCCGCTGGGACTGCTGCTGCCCTGCAACCACATCTACAACCAGTATGTCTTCATCGGCAACAGCGACGAGGAACTGCGCCGCTTCGAGAAAACGGCGAGGAACATGCAGTCGCTCTCCCGGTACAGCCGCCAGAACGCCATCAACCGCGAGTGGATTGAAGAATACCTGAACGAAGCGCACTCGCAGGGGCTGAAGTCCGTCCGCGCCCACTTCAACGTGATGGCGTGGAGCGACGACGCGGAGGAGCTGAAACGCATCAAGAACGACGTGGGCAGCCAGATGGCAAGCATGGGCTGTGTGCCGCGCCACAACACGACGGACTGCCCGACGCTGTTCTGGGCGGGCATCCCCGGCAACGCGGCGGACTTCCCGGCGGAAGAGTCGTTCCACACGTTCATAGAGCAGGCGGTGTGCCTCTTCGCGGGCGAGACCAACTACAAGGACTCTCCGTCCGCCTTCGGCATCCGCATGGCGGACCGCATCAGCGGCAAGCCCCTGCACATCGACATCTCCGACCTGCCGATGAAGCGCGGCGTGACGACCAACCGCAACAAGTTCGTATTGGGTCCTTCGGGCAGCGGCAAATCGTTCTTCATGAACCATCTGGTCAGACAATACTATGAGCAAGGCTCCCATGTGGTGCTGGTCGATACGGGCAACTCCTACCAAGGGCTGTGCGAGATGATACACCGCAAGACCAAGGGAAAGGACGGGGTTTATTATACCTATACGGAGGACAACCCGATTTCCTTTAATCCGTTCTACACGGAGGACAAGGTGTATGACATCGAAAAGAGGGAAAGTATCAAGACTTTGTTGCTGACGCTGTGGAAGAAGGACAATGAGCCTGCTACCCGTGCGGAGGAGGTTGCACTTTCCAATGCCGTGTCGCAGTACATAGGACGTATTAAGGAAGACAACAGCATTGTCCCATGCTTCAACACGTTCTACGAGTTTATAGACACGGATTATCGCAAGGTATTGGAAGATAAGAAAGTGCGTGAAAAGGACTTTGACATTGCCAGTTTCCTGAATGTGCTGGAGCCGTACTACAAGGGCGGTGAATATAATTACCTGCTTAATTCGGACAAGGAACTGGACTTGCTACACAAGCGGTTCATCGTCTTTGAAATCGACCAGATAAAAGAGCACGCCATCTTGTTCCCGGTTACGACAATCATCATTATGGAGTTGTTCATCAACAAGATGCGCCGTCTGCAAGGTATCAGAAAGATGATAATAATTGAAGAGGCTTGGAAGGCGATTGCTTCGGCGAATATGGCTTCCTATGTAAAGTATCTTTATAAGACGGTCAGAAAGTATTTCGGCGAGGCAATAGTGGTGACGCAGGAGGTGGACGACATCATCAGCTCGCCCATCGTCAAGGAGTCCATCATCAACAACTCGGACTGCAAGATACTGCTCGACCAGCGGAAGTTCATGAACCGCTTCGACCAGATACAGGGATTGCTGGGGCTGACGGAAAAGGAGAAGTCGCAGATACTTTCCATCAACCAGTCCAACGATTCGTCCAGACGATACAAGGAGGTGTGGATAGGCTTAGGCGGCACACAGTCGGCGGTGTACGCCACGGAGGTGTCCATACACGAATACCTTGCCTATACAACGGAGGAAACGGAGAAGATGGAAGTCCGCGAACTGGCGGGGAAGCTGGGCAGCGACATGGAAGCCGCCATACGGCAGATTGCGGAGAAACGTATGGACGAAGAAAAGTAA
- a CDS encoding DUF3876 domain-containing protein: MNIELTKTQRLLLCGGLIGLASLMLQACETVMKENEDIREKICGNWQSVEGKPDILVYKEGALYKVTLFRRAGVHRKLKPETYLLQREADGNLYLNTGFRIDVAYNEETDILSFSPNGDYIRVNTDETANGEKKKEQ, encoded by the coding sequence ATGAACATTGAACTGACAAAGACACAACGGCTGCTGCTTTGCGGCGGTCTGATAGGCTTGGCGTCGCTGATGCTGCAAGCCTGCGAGACGGTAATGAAAGAAAACGAAGACATCCGCGAGAAGATTTGCGGCAACTGGCAGAGCGTGGAGGGCAAGCCCGACATATTGGTGTACAAGGAGGGCGCACTTTACAAGGTGACGCTGTTCCGCAGGGCGGGCGTCCACCGGAAACTGAAGCCGGAGACCTACCTGCTGCAAAGGGAGGCGGACGGTAACCTCTACCTGAACACGGGCTTCCGCATCGACGTGGCATACAACGAGGAAACGGACATCCTGTCCTTTTCGCCTAACGGCGACTATATCCGGGTGAACACGGATGAAACAGCCAATGGCGAAAAGAAGAAAGAACAATAA
- a CDS encoding DUF4141 domain-containing protein: MRQKLKMPLVAACLCLAGAGTANAQWVVSDPTNLAQSIINSAKEMVETAGTKANTLNGFLETKKVFEQGKKYYDALKSVHDVVKGGVKVSKSIGLVMEISEIYVDNYQKMLSDENYTPEELAAISSGYTMLIDESSDVLQDLKNVVNVTGMSLTDAERLAIIDNAYRSLMNYRNLVRYYTNKTISVSYLRARKKNDMDRVIGLYGNPNEKYW, encoded by the coding sequence ATGAGACAAAAACTGAAAATGCCATTGGTGGCAGCCTGCCTGTGCCTTGCAGGTGCAGGCACGGCAAACGCCCAATGGGTGGTGTCCGACCCGACGAACCTCGCGCAGAGCATCATCAACTCCGCCAAGGAGATGGTGGAAACGGCGGGCACGAAAGCCAACACGCTCAACGGCTTCTTGGAAACCAAGAAAGTGTTTGAGCAGGGAAAGAAGTATTACGACGCGCTGAAATCCGTACATGACGTGGTGAAGGGCGGCGTGAAGGTGTCGAAAAGCATCGGGTTGGTGATGGAAATATCAGAAATCTATGTGGATAACTACCAGAAGATGCTCTCTGATGAGAACTACACGCCGGAAGAGCTTGCCGCCATATCGTCGGGCTACACCATGCTGATAGACGAGAGTTCGGACGTGCTGCAAGACCTGAAGAACGTGGTGAACGTGACGGGGATGTCGCTCACGGACGCGGAACGGCTGGCGATTATCGACAACGCCTACCGCAGCCTGATGAACTACCGCAACCTCGTGCGCTACTACACGAACAAGACCATATCGGTGTCCTACCTCCGGGCAAGGAAGAAGAACGACATGGACCGGGTGATAGGACTCTACGGAAACCCCAACGAAAAATACTGGTAA